One region of Salinibacterium sp. TMP30 genomic DNA includes:
- a CDS encoding trypsin-like peptidase domain-containing protein: MTEVPKEPTPETTPGKNTTPTTPSNDTPTARETTPTSAPTPAQDPAAVATIPAATPSSSFGPAATTDTDTSHAKAETKKPSMTLGLVAGFAIVALLGGASGAGVTLWAVGNQNTASISGTAGPASITVNDPGNATLVTSVVAKAAPAIVTINVSGQNAGGSGSGVIISADGNVITNAHVVTLDGKVADPKVTVTTNDGRLLSATVVGFDPISDIAVINIDDASDMPFVNIADSSALNVGDSTVAIGAPLGLSGTVTSGIVSALNRSITVASSALPADPETAPDPNSPESPDLWNFDLFGENGQGGGQGSANQASVALSVIQTDAAINPGNSGGALLNSDGELIGINVAIASSGGTAGSIGVGFAIPANFASRVANEILETGTATHGLLGASVADVTDDPAQSKAQVVGASIVDISSGGAAADAGLKVGDIVTSFDGLPITNKTDLTAQVRARSAGEKTTISYVRDGKANTVDVTLGSLN, encoded by the coding sequence ATGACTGAGGTCCCCAAAGAACCCACCCCCGAAACAACACCCGGCAAAAACACCACCCCCACCACCCCGAGCAACGACACACCAACCGCTCGCGAAACAACCCCCACCAGCGCACCAACGCCGGCACAAGACCCCGCAGCTGTCGCCACAATCCCCGCAGCCACCCCAAGCTCAAGCTTCGGCCCCGCAGCAACAACTGACACAGACACCAGCCACGCAAAAGCCGAAACAAAGAAACCCAGCATGACCCTCGGGCTCGTCGCCGGATTCGCCATCGTCGCGCTACTTGGCGGCGCCTCTGGCGCCGGAGTCACCCTCTGGGCCGTCGGCAACCAAAACACCGCCTCCATCAGCGGCACAGCAGGCCCCGCATCCATCACCGTCAACGACCCCGGCAACGCAACACTCGTCACATCAGTCGTCGCCAAAGCAGCCCCCGCCATCGTCACCATCAACGTAAGCGGACAAAACGCCGGCGGCAGCGGATCCGGCGTCATCATCAGTGCAGACGGAAACGTCATCACCAACGCACACGTCGTCACCCTCGACGGCAAAGTCGCAGACCCCAAAGTCACCGTCACCACAAACGACGGACGCCTACTCTCCGCAACCGTCGTAGGGTTCGACCCCATCTCCGACATCGCCGTAATCAACATTGACGACGCCAGCGACATGCCCTTCGTCAATATCGCAGACTCCAGCGCCCTCAACGTCGGAGACAGCACCGTAGCCATCGGCGCCCCACTCGGACTCTCCGGCACCGTAACCAGCGGAATCGTCAGCGCCCTCAACCGCAGCATCACCGTCGCATCGTCCGCACTACCCGCAGACCCCGAAACCGCACCAGACCCCAACAGCCCCGAATCCCCAGACCTCTGGAACTTCGACCTCTTCGGAGAAAACGGTCAAGGCGGCGGTCAAGGATCCGCAAACCAAGCCTCAGTAGCGCTCTCCGTAATCCAAACCGATGCCGCCATCAACCCCGGAAACTCCGGCGGCGCACTGCTCAACTCCGACGGTGAACTCATCGGAATAAACGTCGCCATCGCATCATCAGGCGGCACCGCAGGCAGCATCGGAGTCGGCTTCGCGATCCCCGCGAACTTTGCCAGTCGAGTAGCCAACGAAATCCTCGAAACAGGAACAGCCACCCACGGCCTCCTCGGAGCCTCAGTCGCCGACGTCACCGACGACCCCGCCCAGAGCAAAGCCCAAGTCGTAGGCGCAAGCATCGTCGACATCTCATCAGGCGGCGCCGCAGCAGACGCCGGACTCAAAGTCGGCGACATCGTCACCAGCTTCGACGGCCTACCCATCACCAACAAAACAGACCTCACCGCCCAAGTGCGTGCGCGCTCGGCCGGTGAAAAAACCACCATCAGCTACGTACGCGACGGCAAGGCAAACACCGTCGACGTCACGCTGGGATCGCTGAACTAA
- a CDS encoding aminotransferase class I/II-fold pyridoxal phosphate-dependent enzyme: MTVTGSWERAANGAMLLGADGQLSQTIFAEMSALAVATGAINLGQGFPDEDGPPEVLEAARKAISDGINQYPPGNGLPVLRNAIAEHQERFYGIDLDPDTEVLATAGATEALAATILALTDTDDEVITLEPFYDAYGAMINYARATHVTIPLRYPDFQPDHDDIRAAFSGRTRLIILNSPHNPTGSVLDRETLELIVELAHKYDALIVTDEVYEHITFGHEHIPIASLPGAFDRTISISSGGKTFNTTGWKIGWITAPQPILQAIMAVKQYLTYVNGAPLQPAIAVGLGLSDDYFAGLADGLARKRDTLGAGLRNAGFDVTTPQAGYFIIADAAPLGVTDAAEFCRTLPELAGVVGIPVTAFVHPQNHDDYNTLIRFAFCKKTDVLDRAAAQLSGMKLRH, from the coding sequence ATGACTGTTACCGGATCTTGGGAACGCGCCGCCAATGGTGCCATGCTGCTTGGTGCCGACGGGCAACTCAGCCAAACAATTTTTGCCGAAATGTCTGCCCTTGCTGTAGCCACTGGGGCAATTAACCTCGGCCAAGGCTTCCCCGATGAAGATGGCCCGCCCGAAGTGCTGGAGGCCGCCCGCAAAGCCATCAGCGACGGCATCAACCAATACCCACCCGGCAACGGCCTACCCGTGCTGCGCAACGCGATCGCCGAACATCAAGAACGCTTCTACGGAATCGACCTCGACCCCGACACCGAAGTACTTGCCACCGCAGGTGCCACCGAAGCACTAGCCGCCACCATTCTCGCCCTTACTGACACCGATGACGAAGTCATCACCCTTGAACCCTTCTATGACGCGTACGGCGCCATGATCAACTACGCGCGGGCCACCCATGTAACCATTCCGCTGCGCTACCCCGACTTTCAGCCTGACCACGACGACATCCGGGCTGCCTTCAGCGGACGCACCAGACTGATCATCCTGAACAGCCCCCACAACCCCACCGGCAGTGTGCTCGACCGCGAAACCCTCGAACTGATCGTCGAACTCGCGCACAAATATGACGCGCTCATCGTCACCGACGAAGTGTACGAACACATCACCTTCGGCCACGAACACATCCCCATCGCGAGCCTGCCGGGTGCCTTCGACCGCACCATCAGCATCTCCAGTGGCGGAAAAACGTTCAACACTACCGGCTGGAAAATCGGCTGGATCACCGCACCCCAACCCATCCTGCAAGCCATCATGGCCGTCAAGCAGTACCTCACCTACGTCAACGGCGCACCACTGCAGCCTGCAATCGCTGTCGGCCTCGGGCTCTCAGACGACTACTTTGCGGGACTCGCCGACGGGCTCGCCCGCAAACGAGACACCCTCGGGGCTGGTCTCCGCAACGCCGGCTTCGACGTCACGACACCCCAAGCCGGCTACTTCATCATCGCGGATGCCGCACCACTCGGAGTGACCGACGCCGCCGAATTCTGCCGCACCCTCCCCGAACTCGCCGGAGTCGTCGGAATCCCCGTCACCGCGTTCGTGCACCCCCAGAACCACGACGAC
- a CDS encoding CDP-alcohol phosphatidyltransferase family protein: MSTHTPADPSARPQNIAQLREITQPPEVRMRANAEHWTASLYLRDISPYLTWILLKTSISANGVTGLMILTGWLTAAALLIPGFTGAALALVLGQLQMLVDCSDGEVARWRNTRSPAGVFLDKVGHYTTEALIPIALGIRAAGWPLDFPADFAWTTAGFALALLIVLNKALNDMVHVARANAGLEKLSDRKGEAEPSHSVVARLRRLARFVPFHRLYHSVELTMIAFATAIVALFVPALAAERAVLLILLPLAALALVGHFVAIMASKRVRS; encoded by the coding sequence GTGTCTACCCACACACCAGCAGACCCCTCAGCCCGCCCACAAAACATTGCGCAACTACGCGAAATAACGCAACCCCCCGAAGTGCGGATGCGAGCTAACGCCGAACACTGGACGGCTTCGCTCTACCTGCGCGACATCTCGCCCTACCTCACCTGGATACTGCTCAAAACCTCAATTAGCGCCAACGGTGTAACCGGGCTCATGATCCTCACCGGATGGCTCACCGCAGCGGCCCTCCTCATCCCCGGCTTCACCGGTGCCGCCCTCGCCCTCGTACTCGGCCAACTACAGATGCTCGTCGACTGCAGCGACGGCGAAGTTGCTCGCTGGCGCAACACGCGCTCACCGGCCGGGGTGTTCCTCGACAAAGTTGGGCACTACACAACCGAAGCGCTCATCCCCATCGCCCTCGGCATCCGGGCAGCAGGGTGGCCACTCGACTTTCCGGCAGATTTTGCCTGGACCACCGCCGGCTTTGCGCTCGCACTTCTCATCGTGCTCAACAAAGCCCTCAATGACATGGTTCACGTGGCTCGCGCCAATGCTGGGCTAGAGAAACTCAGCGACCGCAAAGGCGAAGCCGAACCGAGTCACAGCGTCGTTGCACGACTGCGTCGACTGGCCCGTTTCGTTCCCTTCCACCGCCTGTACCACTCGGTAGAGCTCACCATGATCGCCTTCGCAACAGCGATCGTGGCGCTCTTTGTTCCCGCGCTGGCCGCCGAACGCGCCGTACTTCTCATCCTGCTTCCGCTAGCAGCGCTCGCCCTGGTCGGTCACTTCGTTGCGATTATGGCATCCAAGCGCGTTCGCTCATGA
- a CDS encoding glycosyltransferase — protein MTHHIGVVSLTQGKRPDELARGLASLQAQQGVELDIIVVGNGWEPTGLPDGVRGLHLADNLGIPAGRNRGVEHVTGDWIFFLDDDASIPSPTFLNDAVARMVADPTIGLLQPRVDDAEGKENPRRWIPRIRKGDPKHPSDVFSVWEGAVLMPRPLFDEIGGWGDPYFYAHEGIELAWRVWGAGKRAWYAGDLVANHPAIDPARHSYYYRLNARNRIWLAKRNLPIVLVPIYVASWTAIQILRSARDPVGMRAWWGGWFAGWRENPGGRRSIGWATVGRMARAGRPPVI, from the coding sequence ATGACCCACCACATTGGCGTAGTTTCCCTCACTCAGGGAAAGCGCCCCGACGAACTCGCTCGCGGGCTCGCCTCCCTGCAAGCACAACAGGGCGTTGAACTCGACATCATCGTCGTCGGCAACGGCTGGGAGCCCACCGGGCTTCCCGATGGCGTGCGAGGCCTTCACCTGGCCGACAACCTCGGCATTCCTGCAGGCCGCAACCGCGGTGTGGAGCACGTCACCGGTGACTGGATTTTCTTTCTCGATGACGACGCCAGCATCCCCTCACCAACCTTCCTCAACGACGCAGTTGCCAGAATGGTGGCCGACCCCACGATCGGGCTCCTGCAGCCACGCGTAGACGATGCCGAGGGCAAAGAAAACCCGCGGCGGTGGATACCCCGCATCCGTAAGGGTGACCCAAAGCATCCGAGTGACGTCTTCTCCGTGTGGGAAGGTGCAGTGCTCATGCCTCGCCCACTGTTCGACGAAATCGGTGGATGGGGCGACCCCTATTTCTATGCCCACGAAGGCATAGAGCTGGCGTGGCGAGTGTGGGGTGCAGGAAAACGCGCCTGGTATGCCGGAGATCTCGTTGCCAATCATCCGGCCATCGATCCGGCCAGGCACAGCTACTATTACCGACTCAACGCACGCAACCGCATCTGGTTGGCAAAACGCAACCTGCCCATTGTGCTTGTGCCGATCTACGTTGCCAGTTGGACCGCGATCCAAATCCTGCGATCAGCTCGCGACCCCGTCGGCATGCGCGCCTGGTGGGGTGGCTGGTTTGCTGGGTGGCGAGAAAACCCGGGAGGCCGCCGCAGCATTGGCTGGGCGACCGTGGGGCGGATGGCTCGTGCCGGCCGCCCTCCCGTGATCTAA
- a CDS encoding DEAD/DEAH box helicase, with protein sequence MTDSDSTAPSDTTETAITFSDLSLSDAVLKAVRDIGYETPSAIQAATIPTLLEGRDVVGLAQTGTGKTAAFALPILSRLDVSQRKPQALVLSPTRELALQVCEAFEKYATHMRGVHVLPVYGGQAYGVQLSALRRGVHVVVGTPGRIMDHLAKGTLDLSELKYLVLDEADEMLKMGFAEDVETILADTPEDKQVALFSATMPAQIRRISKKYLRDAEEITVKSQTTTSANTSQRYLVVSYPQKVDALTRILEVENFEGMIVFVRTKSETENLAEKLRARGYSAAAISGDVAQAQRERTVNQLKSGKLDILVATDVAARGLDVDRISHVVNFDIPVDTESYVHRIGRTGRAGRSGSAISFVTPRERRLLTAIEKATRQPLTQMQLPSVEDVNSTRLTRFDDAITEALNQQGRITAFRDIIGHYVEHHDIPEMDVAAALAVVAQGETPLLLSAEEERAQRFSERDDRNSRNDRPERGGDRGGDRGDRPERRPRSTKPMTAYRIEVGKRQRVEPRQIVGALANEGGLSREDFGHIQIRPDFSLVELPADMSKDVLEKLRDTRISGKLIEISPDRKANGGGARGGDGKYPSRDRSFEGGARANREREESRGYNKRDSGPRDDVGRDSTTRDSGTRDSGSRYEDRPTRKPRS encoded by the coding sequence ATGACCGATTCTGATTCAACCGCACCGTCTGACACCACCGAGACCGCGATCACTTTCTCCGACCTCTCGCTCAGCGATGCGGTACTGAAAGCGGTCCGCGACATTGGCTACGAGACGCCCTCTGCGATCCAAGCCGCCACGATCCCTACTCTTCTGGAGGGGCGCGACGTGGTCGGCCTCGCACAGACCGGAACAGGTAAGACTGCAGCGTTTGCGCTGCCCATCCTGTCCCGCCTCGATGTTTCGCAACGCAAGCCACAAGCGCTCGTGCTCTCCCCTACCCGCGAACTTGCCTTGCAGGTGTGTGAGGCGTTCGAGAAGTACGCCACCCACATGCGCGGCGTACACGTGCTCCCTGTTTATGGCGGCCAGGCTTACGGCGTTCAGCTTTCTGCTCTGCGTCGCGGTGTTCACGTTGTTGTCGGTACTCCCGGCCGCATCATGGACCACCTTGCCAAAGGCACCCTTGACCTCTCGGAGCTCAAGTATCTTGTGCTCGATGAAGCCGACGAGATGCTCAAGATGGGCTTCGCCGAAGACGTCGAGACGATCCTCGCCGATACCCCCGAAGACAAGCAGGTGGCGCTGTTCTCAGCAACCATGCCTGCTCAGATTCGCCGCATCTCCAAGAAATACCTGCGTGACGCTGAAGAGATCACCGTCAAATCGCAGACCACCACTTCGGCAAACACGAGCCAGCGTTACCTCGTTGTCTCTTACCCGCAGAAGGTGGATGCTCTGACGCGCATCCTCGAAGTCGAAAACTTTGAGGGAATGATCGTCTTCGTTCGCACCAAGAGCGAAACAGAAAACTTGGCGGAAAAGCTTCGCGCACGGGGTTATTCGGCTGCGGCAATCAGTGGCGATGTGGCTCAGGCTCAGCGCGAGCGCACCGTCAACCAACTCAAGTCGGGCAAGCTCGACATTCTGGTAGCAACAGATGTTGCTGCCCGTGGACTCGACGTCGACCGCATCAGTCACGTTGTGAACTTCGACATCCCCGTTGATACCGAATCGTACGTGCACCGCATTGGCCGCACGGGTCGTGCTGGTCGCAGCGGTTCGGCAATCAGTTTCGTCACGCCGCGTGAACGTCGCCTCCTCACCGCAATTGAGAAGGCAACCCGCCAGCCGCTCACCCAGATGCAATTGCCTTCAGTAGAAGACGTCAACTCCACCCGTCTCACTCGCTTTGATGACGCAATTACTGAGGCCCTCAACCAGCAGGGGCGTATCACCGCCTTCCGCGACATCATCGGGCACTACGTCGAGCACCACGACATTCCTGAAATGGATGTCGCTGCCGCTCTTGCCGTTGTGGCTCAGGGCGAGACTCCTCTGCTGCTGTCGGCTGAGGAGGAACGCGCCCAGCGTTTCAGCGAACGTGACGATCGCAACTCACGCAACGATCGCCCTGAGCGTGGCGGAGATCGTGGTGGAGATCGTGGAGACCGCCCAGAGCGTCGCCCCCGTTCGACCAAACCGATGACGGCATACCGCATTGAGGTGGGCAAGCGTCAACGCGTTGAGCCTCGCCAGATTGTGGGAGCCCTCGCCAATGAGGGTGGGCTCAGCCGGGAAGACTTTGGTCACATCCAGATTCGCCCCGATTTCTCACTCGTCGAGTTGCCTGCAGACATGTCGAAGGATGTGTTGGAGAAGCTGCGCGATACCCGCATCAGCGGCAAACTGATCGAGATCAGCCCCGACCGTAAAGCAAACGGTGGCGGAGCACGTGGTGGCGACGGCAAGTACCCGAGCCGAGACCGTTCTTTCGAAGGTGGAGCCCGCGCGAACCGTGAGCGTGAAGAGTCGCGCGGCTACAACAAGCGTGATTCAGGCCCGCGTGACGATGTTGGACGCGACAGCACCACTCGCGACAGCGGCACCCGCGACAGCGGCAGCCGTTACGAAGACCGCCCGACGCGCAAACCACGCAGCTAG
- a CDS encoding glycosyltransferase family 2 protein: MAKKVQALTGVSYVMPVLNEVEHIEAAIESLTAQDYEGPFEIVLALGPSIDGTNAVIDEMARLDPRIRHIINELGSTPGGLNAAIRASSYPIVVRVDAHSVLPTDYTRIAVETLESTGADNVGGIMKAEGRTPFERAVAHAYGSPEGLGGTQHHTGGKAGPADTAYLGVFQRHRLVAVGLFDEDIKRGQDWELNRRLRASGGTVWFTPELRVVYRPRSNLRKLIRQFVATGIWRGELSRRFGTANSLRYFVPPLAVLGTLLGLILGIIGSATNANWLNLAYIAPAIYGLFVLSASGIAAAKEGLRSGLWYLIVLPCIHFGWGTGFILGFLKLTKNITAQTGR, translated from the coding sequence ATGGCAAAGAAGGTTCAAGCCCTCACAGGTGTGTCGTACGTAATGCCCGTACTCAACGAAGTTGAACACATCGAGGCAGCCATTGAAAGCCTCACAGCGCAAGACTACGAAGGACCCTTCGAAATCGTTCTCGCGCTCGGCCCCAGCATCGACGGAACCAACGCCGTAATCGACGAAATGGCGCGACTAGACCCACGCATTCGCCACATCATCAACGAACTCGGCTCCACCCCTGGCGGGCTCAACGCAGCAATTCGAGCATCCAGCTACCCCATCGTGGTGCGTGTAGACGCCCACTCAGTGCTGCCAACCGACTACACCCGCATCGCCGTCGAAACCCTCGAAAGCACCGGGGCAGACAACGTCGGCGGCATCATGAAAGCCGAAGGCCGCACACCGTTCGAACGGGCCGTCGCGCACGCCTACGGATCGCCAGAAGGCCTCGGCGGCACCCAACACCACACCGGCGGCAAAGCCGGCCCAGCCGACACCGCCTACCTCGGAGTCTTCCAACGACACCGCCTCGTCGCAGTTGGCCTCTTCGACGAAGACATCAAGCGCGGCCAAGACTGGGAACTCAACCGTCGACTCCGCGCCAGCGGCGGCACAGTCTGGTTCACGCCAGAGCTCCGGGTTGTTTACCGCCCACGCTCAAACCTGCGCAAACTCATCCGCCAATTCGTTGCCACCGGCATCTGGCGTGGCGAACTCTCCCGCCGCTTCGGCACAGCAAACTCCCTGCGCTACTTCGTGCCACCCCTCGCAGTGCTCGGAACACTCCTCGGACTCATCCTCGGTATCATCGGCAGCGCAACAAATGCCAACTGGCTGAACCTCGCCTACATCGCCCCAGCAATCTACGGCCTCTTCGTTCTCAGCGCCTCTGGCATTGCAGCCGCCAAAGAAGGGCTACGATCAGGCCTCTGGTACCTGATCGTGCTGCCGTGCATCCACTTCGGATGGGGCACAGGCTTCATCCTCGGATTCCTAAAACTCACCAAAAACATCACTGCGCAAACGGGAAGGTGA